A window of the Eretmochelys imbricata isolate rEreImb1 chromosome 7, rEreImb1.hap1, whole genome shotgun sequence genome harbors these coding sequences:
- the NANOS1 gene encoding nanos homolog 1, with protein MELEPPRPASEAAATQSCVGCGLVRVRAERVAAAARRRRRLGLGSPRRGVKPPMETFPPGKLEQHQPVEFLQGARYGAKSHPAYGNAFNSWNDYLGLATLITKAVDGEKGFGTEPRSVVVAAAVQPALEEEDEEEEEEDEEEEEEDAGPPYFEGALHLHDLDLCSHHHGERFLEERFADFSPFSGRASPAALVFNCSPAHLPRDRSPHAWGGGGRLPAPQKPGSRLLKPELQVCVFCRNNKEAVALYTTHILKGPDGRVLCPVLRRYTCPLCGASGDNAHTIKYCPLSKMQASAAKQQLRNARTALGKKLR; from the coding sequence atGGAGCTAGAGCCGCCGCGGCCAGCGAGCGAAGCGGCCGCCACGCAGAGCTGCGTTGGGTGCGGGCTGGTCCGGGTGCGTGCGGAGCGAGTCGCGGCTGCAGCGCGCAGGAGGCGGCGGCTGGGACTCGGGTCCCCCCGCCGCGGCGTGAAGCCTCCGATGGAGACGTTCCCCCCCGGCAAGCTGGAGCAGCACCAGCCGGTGGAGTTTTTGCAGGGCGCCCGCTACGGCGCCAAGAGCCACCCCGCGTACGGGAACGCGTTCAACTCCTGGAACGACTACCTGGGGCTGGCCACGCTGATCACCAAGGCCGTGGACGGGGAGAAGGGCTTCGGGACCGAGCCCCGCTCCGTGGTGGTGGCCGCCGCCGTGCAGCCGGctctggaggaggaggacgaggaggaggaagaggaggacgaggaggaggaggaggaggacgcgGGCCCCCCCTATTTCGAGGGCGCCTTGCACTTGCACGACTTGGACCTGTGCAGCCACCACCACGGCGAGCGCTTCCTGGAGGAGCGGTTCGCCGACTTCAGCCCCTTCTCCGGCCGCGCCAGCCCCGCCGCGCTGGTGTTCAACTGCTCCCCGGCTCACCTGCCGCGGGACCGCTCCCCGCACGCGTGGGGCGGCGGCGGGCGGCTCCCGGCGCCCCAGAAGCCCGGCTCCCGGCTGCTCAAGCCCGAGCTGCAGGTCTGCGTCTTCTGCCGGAATAACAAAGAGGCCGTCGCCCTCtacaccactcacatcctcaagGGACCCGACGGCCGGGTCTTGTGCCCGGTGCTGCGGAGATACACGTGCCCCCTCTGCGGGGCCAGTGGGGACAATGCCCACACCATCAAGTACTGCCCCCTCTCCAAAATGCAGGCCAGTGCAGCCAAGCAGCAGCTCAGAAACGCCCGGACCGCCTTGGGCAAGAAACTCCGCTAG